A genome region from Populus alba chromosome 3, ASM523922v2, whole genome shotgun sequence includes the following:
- the LOC118037951 gene encoding transcription factor MYBS3 produces MTRRCSHCSNNGHNSRTCPTRSSLASSSSSPLSGVKLFGVRLTDGSIIKKSASMGNLSVHYHSSSSAAASPNPDSPPSDHVRDSAHVPDGYLSDDPAAHASCSTNQRGDRKKGVPWTEDEHRLFLIGLQKLGKGDWRGIARNFVVSRSPTQVASHAQKFFIRQSNATRRKRRSSLFDMVPEMATDPQPVPEEQELPSSSRAGDTGSADSLPSLNLSLKPESEPMDIASQELVKEPDKTVMGLSEIKPIVPSSNEFSSVVSGSSEFTVAPGFFPAYMPVPYPYWPPNTTSFEEGAGAAASHHEVLKPVPVIPKEPFIVDELVGMSHLHLGETDRHHREPSPLSLKLIGEPSRQSAFHASAPAGGSDLSNGKASSIQAV; encoded by the exons ATGACGCGGCGTTGTTCGCATTGCAGCAACAACGGCCACAACTCTCGAACCTGCCCCACGCGCTCCTCTCTCGcgtcttcgtcttcttctcctttatcCGGAGTGAAGCTCTTCGGCGTGAGGCTGACCGATGGGTCAATCATTAAAAAGAGTGCGAGTATGGGAAACTTGTCGGTGCACTACCATTCGTCTTCATCAGCTGCCGCTTCGCCTAATCCTGACTCTCCTCCATCTGATCATGTCCGTGATTCGGCTCATGTACCTGACGGCTATTTGTCTGATGACCCGGCTGCCCATGCTAGCTGCTCTACCAATCAACGCGGAGACAGAAAAAAAG GTGTCCCATGGACTGAAGACGAGCATCGGTTGTTCTTAATTGGTCTCCAAAAATTGGGAAAAGGAGATTGGCGTGGAATAGCTCGAAACTTTGTGGTATCCAGGTCTCCCACCCAGGTGGCAAGCCATGCTCAGAAATTTTTCATCCGGCAGAGCAATGCCACTCGGAGAAAGAGACGGTCCAGTCTTTTTGATATGGTTCCAGAAATG GCCACAGATCCGCAGCCAGTGCCAGAAGAGCAAGAGTTGCCATCTTCTTCTCGGGCAGGAGATACTGGTAGTGCAGATTCACTACCTTCATTGAATCTCTCTCTCAAGCCAGAATCTGAACCGATGGATATTGCATCTCAAGAACTAGTCAAGGAACCTGATAAAACCGTGATGGGGCTGAGTGAAATCAAACCAATTGTTCCTAGTTCAAATGAATTCAGCTCAGTTGTTTCAGGTTCGAGTGAATTCACAGTAGCTCCCGGATTCTTCCCAGCTTACATGCCAGTTCCCTATCCGTATTGGCCTCCAAATACCACCTCCTTTGAAGAAGGTGCCGGTGCAGCGGCTTCGCATCATGAGGTCCTGAAGCCAGTTCCAGTCATTCCAAAGGAGCCTTTTATTGTAGATGAACTGGTCGGTATGTCTCATCTGCATCTAGGAGAAACTGATAGACACCACAGGGAGCCTTCACCACTCTCCCTGAAACTAATCGGGGAGCCATCAAGGCAGTCAGCGTTTCATGCAAGTGCTCCGGCTGGTGGATCAGATTTAAGTAATGGCAAGGCTAGTTCCATCCAAGCAGTTTGA